A window of Funiculus sociatus GB2-C1 genomic DNA:
ATTCAGCTGCTCAATAGTCAAAACACCCTTTTGGATATTGCTTATCAGCTGCGGCAACCTGCGTGGGCAGTGACACTATCCTTACTTACCTTGGTTCGTAAGAATCTTGTGGAATTCAAAGAAGTTCCAGATTTACCCAAACCCGTTTCACAAAAGCAAAAGCCTGCTGCTATAAAAGTGGGTGCATCTCCAACGCCAAATCTCTGTGGCCCTTTAATTGCCTGTATTGATGATAGTCCAGTTATTGGTCAGGTATTAGAAAAAATCCTCATACCCGCTGGATATCGGCTGTTGAAGATAACTGAGCCGTTGCAACAGATGGGTATCCTCGCGAAGCAAAAGCCAGACTTAATTTTCCTAGACTTAGTAATGCCGGATGCTAACGGCTATAGCCTTTGTGCCTTCTTACGCCAGACGCCAATATTTCAGAAAACGCCGATTATTATCCTCACCAGTCGGGACAACCTAATTAACCGCAGCCAAGCCAAACTTACTGGGGCTGTAGATTTTTTAAGCAAGCCACCAGAACCGAAAAAAGTGCTGCAAGTCATTCAAAAGTATCTAGCTCCAGAAAAGACACCAAGATCTGCTTTGAAATCATCAGCAGCCAACGCAGGTGGAGCGGAAGTAGTGATGAAACAAAGTTTAAACGGCGCTAGTTAAAAACCGTATTAAATAAAAAGTTTATTAAAAGTAAAGCTTGTAGAAATTTGTACTTTTAATAATATTTTAATGCTGGTTATTCTGATAGATGTAGTAACACGCTAGAATCATCTTCCCTAAGAGGTTAACACCATGCCTACTGCTTTAGTTGTTGAAGATACTTTAACTGAAAGAGAAATTTTTAGTAGCTGTTTGCGGCGGGGCGGATTAAATGTTTTGACAGCTAATAACGGAGAAGAAGCCTTAGAAAAAATTCTGGCTTATAAACCTGATGTCATCATTCTAGACGTGGTGCTGCCAGGTCGTAGTGGATTTGAACTATGCCGCGAGCTGAAAGCTGATGCAGAAACTAACAAAATTCCAGTTGTAATGTGTTCCACGAAAGGAACTGATATGGATAAATTCTGGGGTCTGAAACAAGGAGCAGATGCTTACATCCCCAAGCCAGTGGATCAAGAAGAACTGTTGCGTACTGTTAAGCAATTAATTAAAAATTAGCGTTCGCCCTTACTAAAGGGCAAGGAGACAAGCAATGGAATCGGAGTTGTTGTCCACAAACACGACTTTAGCTGAGCTATTTAAAACTCATACCCCAGGACATACAGCAGTTGTGGGACAGCAGTTTTTGCGGTTCCATCTTTTGCCTGATACTACAGCGCTCTTACCTGTGCATCAGATGACGGAAGTATTGACCATTCCCATAAATCAAATTGTGCCTATTCCTCATCTGCCAGCTTGGATAATGGGAGTTTATAACTGGCGTGGTGAGATTTTATGGATGGTAGATTTGGGGCGCTTGGTAGGACTAACCCCTTTATATCAACACGCAATTAGCCGCTCAACCTACACAGTAATTGTGATTCATAGCGCACAGCAAGTGTTAGTAAAACAGCGAATAGGTACCCAAATTACGGGTAGAAAAATGCTGGGACTGGTGGTTAATCAAGTGGAAGATATGGAATGGTGCGATCCAAATTTAATCCAATCTCCCCTTCAATCGGCTGTAACTCTTGAACTGCTGCCATTTTTACGAGGTTATTGGATAAAATCCACTGGAGAGATGTTGGTAGTTTTAGACAGCGAATCAGTTTTTGCGGGAATGCCCAACCAAAAATGTTAATCTTTTTAACCAATTTATTTTTTGAATTTAGTTGGTTTTACCCTATTAAATTCTCAATTTATTAGCCCAGTCAAATAGCCATAATTCTCTATAGCTGAGAGAACTTTCATATATGCATCAACCATCCGATCCTCAACCTAACACAACAAAAGTCACAACTAACGGTCGCGGTCGCCTAAATGGTCGCAAAGTAACTGCTAAGCATCAAGAGCCTATTCCTCTTAAACTAACTGCTACTCAACAAGACTTTAACGAATACCAGAGCCTTGAGCAAAATGCAGATAACTTGGTGAGGGATGGACTAGAGCAAAAAAAACAAGAAAAACCTAGTCAGCAGCCGCAAAAACTAAGTTTACCAAAAAAAAGCTCCACCCTCCGCAGCCAATTGCTAACAACAATCCTACCTGTGGTATTGGCACCTCTGGCTATAGCTGGAGCGGCGTTCTGGGCAATAAATAACTATCAGGCAGCTCGTAGCACTGACTCAAAGTTATGGAATGACGCTATGCTATCCTCCGACCTAGCTGGCAGCAAGGTTAAGGATGCTTTTACCGTTCCATCCTCTTTAGCAGAAAATCCTTTAATTATTAATGCTGCTCGCGCTGCTACTAAATCAACCCAAACCGTTCAACCTAATCAGTTAACACCTTCTCAAGCAAAGGTGAATTTGGCAGTTCCAAAACCACCCCAGCCTAGCCCAACATTAAATTATTATTTGCAGGCAACCGCGAAAAAACAGAATTTTCCCGAATTATTGTTTACCGACCAAAATGGGTTAGTTGTTGCTTCAGCGGCTCCTGTTGAAAATACTGTCCAGAGTGGCAATGAATGGTGGCAAAAAGCAAAAAGTGAAGGTCAGTGGATTAGTGAATTTAAGCTTGAGCAAGGCAGAAATCCTAGTATTGAACTGAGCAACGCAATTAAAGATCCAAATTCAGGCGAATTTCTAGGTGTCATTAAGAGTGTAATGACTGCTGCCAACTTTGACGATTTGGCAGAGCCTTTAAAACATATAGGTCTCAGCGCATCGGAAAAAATTCAGATTTTAGCTCCTGCAAGCAAAGCCGTTATCAGCACAATAACGCCTAATGGCACTATTGGTAACGCAGAGCTGCTAGGGGGTGAGCCGATTTTCCAAAAGGCAACAGCTCTGTTAGAAGAACTAAAAGCACAAAAAACTGTTTTTGGAGAAAAGCCAAGTTTAGGGAGAAAGCCTAGCTATTTTACTACTAGAGATCAACTCCAAGGACTAACTATTATTCCCTTTGTTCACGAACAAGGACAGTTAGTTTTAAGCACCTCCTTCAATTACGACGACAGAAAGTATACCCTTGCCGTCGTTCCCGGCATAGACTTAGTCAGCGTAACCTCGATTGAGCTTTCTGAGATTGGAGCCGCAGGGAATGAGCATGGCCTAATATTTGTCCTAATTTTCCTCACCCTAGGAGCAGTTGGTACAGGGATTGTAGTGAGCTTAGCACGCCGTTGGTCTGCACCTTTAAAAGAATTAACGGGTACATCAGAGCAGCTAGCGGCTGGAAATTTGGATGCCTACGTTGAACCTCGCGGTACTGCGGAAACCCAAACTTTGGCTCTTAGCTTTAATAACCTGGTGGCTAGAGTCAAAGACTTGTTACGCAAACAAGAATTTGAAGCAAAACGGGCAAAGTTATTTGCTGAGATCTCCACCAGCGCTAGAGAATCGCTAGATGTCAAGGAGGTATTTGAAAAAGCAGTTACTGGCGCTCAACAAATCCTCAACGCGGAACGAATGTTCCTGTATCGCTTCAACCCGGACTGGAGTGGGAATGTAGTTGCTGAAGCAGTGGCACCCAGTTGGCCTTCGTGCTTGAATAAGGTAGTTAATGACACCTACTTTACACAATCAGACGTAGGAGTAGAACTATACCGCAATGGTCGTGTCTTTGTCATTGATAACATTTACAAAGCCAATCTCAATCCTTGCCATATCAGGTTGTATGAGGAATTTGGCATCAAGGCTAATATAATTACGCCAATTGTCAGCGGCGATAAACTACTAGGCTTGATGTGTACCCAGCAGTGTTCATCTCCTCGAAATTGGCAGCAATATGAAGTCGATTTCTGCACGCAGTTGTCCACTCAAGTGGGGCTAGCTTT
This region includes:
- a CDS encoding response regulator, yielding MKATTLSLAKIVQLIDLVSQRQGTGKLLLVSGDKLQNNTPSDSPTEVLSQSDRQWHLYFFQGHLFYATDSHHCFRRWQRALKQSCPEFAPEVSFANQPWEYQVLEEGIKEGSLNLNQVKAIVQTNALEVFFELVSYPAPLTSHWQPCKLSTAPIALLPAKQVFQKAQQMWEQWQAKDLGQISPNLAPVLKQSPQKPNQDSKEASLSLIQLLNSQNTLLDIAYQLRQPAWAVTLSLLTLVRKNLVEFKEVPDLPKPVSQKQKPAAIKVGASPTPNLCGPLIACIDDSPVIGQVLEKILIPAGYRLLKITEPLQQMGILAKQKPDLIFLDLVMPDANGYSLCAFLRQTPIFQKTPIIILTSRDNLINRSQAKLTGAVDFLSKPPEPKKVLQVIQKYLAPEKTPRSALKSSAANAGGAEVVMKQSLNGAS
- a CDS encoding response regulator transcription factor; this encodes MPTALVVEDTLTEREIFSSCLRRGGLNVLTANNGEEALEKILAYKPDVIILDVVLPGRSGFELCRELKADAETNKIPVVMCSTKGTDMDKFWGLKQGADAYIPKPVDQEELLRTVKQLIKN
- a CDS encoding chemotaxis protein CheW; its protein translation is MESELLSTNTTLAELFKTHTPGHTAVVGQQFLRFHLLPDTTALLPVHQMTEVLTIPINQIVPIPHLPAWIMGVYNWRGEILWMVDLGRLVGLTPLYQHAISRSTYTVIVIHSAQQVLVKQRIGTQITGRKMLGLVVNQVEDMEWCDPNLIQSPLQSAVTLELLPFLRGYWIKSTGEMLVVLDSESVFAGMPNQKC